ATATAGAACTCTATTCTAAAAAGTGTGGGATAGAGTTCTTTTATAATTTTAAAATGTTTTACATAGATCTTCTCCTTTGAAGAAATAGATCTAACGCCAATAAAAGGCCAGAAAGAATTAAAACTAAATTTATAAAATTACTTCCAGCTTTAAATATTATACTTGTCATGAATAATAATAAAAAAAGACTTACTATCCAACGTAGAAATTTCATATATTTCCTCCAAATTAATCTAACTTAGGCATATGAAAATAAATAGAAAGTCAAAGATGCGAGGGATATTTTGAATCGTACAAGGAAACAGGTGACCAGGATAGTGAGCTATCTGAGGATTCTGTTGACGTAGTAGGATTCAAAATAGGCTAGCTACTGACTAGTTATTTATTTGAATGTGCCTTAATTATATTTTAATTAATAAAACTCACAAATAATCAGCGTAGTAGTGAAATTCCTATTATATTATGTCCAAAATAACAGTTAATATTCATTTTAATATATTACTAAACTAAATATTGATCTCTAATTTTTTCCTTATTGATACTTATTTTTGCTTATAGGAGAAAAGATAATCATAAAATACACAACATGATTGTATGGGTACATTTGCATTAATATATATTTTATTTATAATTGATATTAATATAAAAGCAAGTCTTGAAATTATAATTATTAATATTTGGAGGAATTGAAATGGAACTTAAGCAAACAAAACACAAGGTTCGTACTATCGATATGGTGCAGGTAGCTTTTATGGCAGCAATAGTATATGTAGCCACAGCTATGATTAATGTACCTGTTGGAATTGGTTATAAAGGTGTTGTTCATTTAGGAGATAGTATGGTATTTCTTGCAGCAGTACTCCTTGGAAAAAAGAAAGCTGCTTTAGCAGCTGCTATAGGAATGAGTTTATTTGATTTACTATCTCCATATTCAATATGGGCACCCTATACTTTTTTTATAAAAGGCATTATGGCATATATCGCAGCAGTGATTGCCTACAGAGGAAATTACAAGGGTGAAAATATAGTAAACAATATTTTTGCATTTATAGTTGCTGGAATATGGATGAATATAGGCTATTTTATTGCTGGGATATTTGTACAGCATTTTTATACTAATGTTCCCTTAAATCAGGCAATAATTATACAATCTACTCATATGCCAGGGGATATTGCACAGGTTATAGTTGGAATACTTATAGCGGTACCAATAAGTGAAATGCTTAGAAGAAGTAATATTAAAAAGATTATAAATAAATAGAATAATAAAAGAGAGGTTAAACACCTCTCTTTTATTATTAATCTCTATGGAAATTATTTCTGTTAGCTTTTCTAGCTTTTCTGCATTCAGGACATCTAACTGGATCATTTTCAAATCCTTTTTCTTTGTAGAATGCTTGTTCACCTTCACTAAAGATGAATTCCTTTCCACAGTCTTTGCATACGATTGTCTTATCGGCCATTATAAAAAACCCTCCTTGAAAATATCATAGGAATAATGTATCTTGATAATTAACTTTCTCCTATGATAAAAAAGAGGAGTTGAAATCACCTTGATAATTAACCTACTTGATTATGAGTAAGTATACTCTAAGGATTATTATATCATATGAAGTGTAAAATTCAATATTATTGGCTTATTTATTTTAACAATCAATATTAGCATTTATTTTTTTCATATTTTGAAATATAATTAGTATGGTTAAATATATATCATATAAAAGGGAAAGTGTAGATTTATGGATAGAAAAGATGATATTCAATCAGAATTTTTAAAGCTTAAAGAGGAGTTTGAAACTTATCAAAATTTTGCTGAAAGCACTATTCAAATGATGAATGAGAAAAATACTCAACTGGAGAAAAAGTTAGACTCATTGACAAATATCATAGAGATAAGTAAGTATATTAATTCTAACATAAGTGCTGACAATCTTATAACTATGATTAATGATATGATTATTGGAATATTAGGAGTTACATATTCTTCTATCTGTCTTATAGATAAAAACACAAATCATTTAATAGTAAAGGCTACAAATATTAAAAGTAATAAATTAAATTTTGAGGAAGATGAATTTTTCAAGAACCTCAATAATGAGCAGCCTTTTGTATTGAACTGTAAAGATCCAATGCTACTTGGATGTGATACAAAGGTAAATATACATTCTATAATAGGTGTACCTATATATCTTAGAAATGAGTTTAGAGGATATATAATAGTAGAACATACGCTCTTGAATTTTTTTAGTCACGATCATATAACATTTATATCATCTATTGCAAATCAAATAGCCATAGCTCTCGAAAATAACTTTTTATATAATCAGATTAAGGAGGCTTCTATTAAAGATCCACTTATGGGTATATATAATAGAAGATACTTTTTCGAATTTTTAGAGAAGAAGGTTTTAGAAAATTCAAGAGAAGAATTTGCAATTGTCATGATGGATATAGACAATTTTAAAAAATTTAATGACACTTATGGACATCAATTTGGGGATAAGGCACTTATTTCTATAGGTGAAATATTAAAAGACGGCTTGGAAGAAAATGATTGTGTTGCAAGATATGGTGGAGAAGAAATAGTAATTTATATAAATAAAGCCTATAATCATCAGCTTGTTTTTAACAGAATAGAAGAAATAAGAAAGAAAATTTGTGGAAATGTTGTTGAATATGATGGTAATAGAAAATCCATATCTGCCAGTTTTGGAATAAGTTATTATCCTCAAAATGGAGATACAGTGCAAAAAGTATTAAGTGTAGCAGATGCCATGCTTTATGAAGCCAAAAATTTAGGCAGAAATAGGGTTATCACTGTCTAAATTCAATAAAATTTTATTTTAAAAATAAGTTTATATGAGGTTATTATTGATAATTGTTAAATTTACATATATACTAATAAAATAGGTAAAAATTTAGCTTTATGGAGTGATTTAATTGTCAAGTGTAGTAGATACTTTAATAGAACGTGGATTTATAAAACAGTTTACACATGAAGAGGAAATAAAAGAACTTCTTGAAAAGGAAAAAATAACTTTTTACATAGGTATTGATCCAACAGCAGATAGTTTACATATAGGTCATTTTCTTGCACTTATGCTTATGTCGCATATGCAAAGGGCAGGACACAGACCTATAGTACTTATGGGTGGGGGAACTGCCATGATTGGTGATCCTTCAGGAAAAACAGATATGAGAAAGATGCTTACAAAAGAGGATATAGACCACAATGTAGAATGTATAAAGGCACAGGTTAGCAGATTTATAGATTTTACTGATAATAAGGCTATCTTAGCAAATAATGCTGATTGGTTAATGGATCTAAATTATATAAACTTTTTAAGAGAAGTAGGAGTGCATTTTTCTGTAAATAGGATGCTTACAGCGGAATGTTATAAGCAAAGACTGGAAAAAGGACTTACTTTTTTGGAGTTTAACTATATGCTTATGCAGGGATATGACTTCCTGCAGCTTAATAAAAAATACAACTGCGTTATGGAACTTGGCGGTGATGACCAATGGTCCAACATGATTTCTGGTGTAGAACTCATAAGGAGAAAGGAAGGGAAACCTGCCTACGCTATGACAGCTACTCTTCTTACAAATAGTGAAGGTAAGAAAATGGGTAAGACTGAAAGTGGAGCTATATGGCTGGACCCCGAAAAGACTACTCCTTATGATTTCTATCAATATTGGAGAAATGTAGCTGATTCAGATGTAGAAAAATGTCTTTCACTTTTAACCTTCCTTCCAATTGATGAAGTTAAAAGGCTTGCAAGTTTAAAAGATGCTGCCATAAATGAAGCAAAAAAAATATTGGCTTTTGAGGTTACAAAGCTTGTACATGGAGAAGAAGAAGCTAAAAAGGCAGAAAAAGCAGCTGAAGCTCTTTTCTCTGGCGGTAAGGATATGAGCAATGTACCAACAGTAGCTATGACTAGAGAAATGCTTGAAGGATCACTTTTAGATGCACTAGCTTATACAAAGATAATACCTTCAAAGTCAGAGGGCAGAAGACTTATACAACAGGGTGGAATTGTATTGAATGATGAGAAGGTAACGGATGTAAATGTGATTATCAGTGAAAGTGATTTTAAGGATGGAAGTATACTTTTAAAGAGGGGAAAGAAAAAATTCTATAAAATAGTTATTGAATAAGTAGAAATACTGTACCAGCTGAATTTGGTACAGTATTTTTTAGCTAAGTATTAGTTTAAAGAAAATTTATTATTTTTATGTAATGAACTTTAAAATAAATAATAAATTTATATTAAAAAATTGAATTTACATGACTTTACTGAAAAAATATAGTAAATTAACGATAATATATATAGTATAAGATTTAATAAAAACCTTGTCTAACTATAAGAATTACTCTTATAAAAGGGGGGATTATATGGCTGGAATATCAAATATTAATAATCCTATGCAATATGGTACTGGGAAATTAGTTCGTAAATTAAGTTTTGAGATAGGTGAAATATTTTCTGCTAGAATAGTAGATGAAAATGTAGGCAAGAATGAAGTTGTATTGAAATTAACTAATGGATGGAAATTTAGCGCAAAGCTTGTTAGCAGCATAAATTACAATACCAATGTTCTCAATAAATTTATAGTAGATGGATATGAAGATGGTAAAATAAAAATAAAGATGTTTTCTTCAGATAAAGGTAATAGTGAAAATGTAATAAATTCTCAAGAGGGTATTTTAAAAAATTATATAAATAATACCTATACTAAGGAAGATTATAATATATTAAAATCTTTGATGGACCATAATATCCCACTTACTAAAGAGAATATCTTAAATGTAAAATCCTTAATGAAATTTAAAGACAGTATAATTGAAAATCCGGATAAAGCGGATGAATTTATATTACATTACATGAAAAATAATAATATAGATGTAAATAGTGTCAGGGGAAAGGAGGTAAAAAAATTATTAGAAAAGCTTTTTACACAATTAAAGAATATAAGTCAGGAAGAAATTGCTTTCTTTATGGAAAATGGAATAGGTGTTGATGGAGATAACATAGAAAGTTTTAATAAAATTTTTAAACAGAATTCTGAAGTTTATAAATTATTGGAAAATATAAAAGAGGAAATATATAATCCCAATATTTTTGATGACAGTACAAATTCATTGAAAAGACAAGCAGGAGAGAATATACTTACTAAATCTTTAAATAGTTCAGTTGACCATAAAGAAATAGATAATAAATTATCAGAAAATAATTTAAATAAAGTAATAATTAGTGAAATAAATTCTAAAATTGATGAAATGAAAAATATTATTAGGAATATGATTTCTAGTGATAATCTTAATAAAGAAAGTTTGGATAAAATATTAAGTACATTAGGTAAGAGTATAAATGATATAAAAGTATTCAATGATATATCACAAGCATATTATTATCTTGATATACCTTTGAATTTTAAAAATAGTGAGTATAATTTTAAACTTATTCTTAAAGATGACAGAAAGAGCGGAAAGAAAGTGGATTCAAAAGATGTTAAATTCATAGCTTCTGTTAAAACTGTTAATATGGGAACAATAGATGCTTTTATAACTGTAAACAATAAAAATTTAAATATAGATATAAAATCAGAAGAAAAATGGACTAGAATTTTGGAAGTATCTAAAAATAGGCTGCTAAATAAAATAGAACAAATGGGATATGCAGTAAATGTTTATGTAAAGCCTAAAGAAAATGAAGTTAATATATTAAACAGCAGAAGCTTTTTTAATAATGAATATATTTATAATTTAGATAAGAGGGTATAAGATAATTAATCTATTGGAGGTAGGTATAAATGTCTTATAAAAGAAAAAAAGCAGCAGCATTAAAATATGATACAGGATATGAAGCTCCAATAGTTACAGCTGCAGGTGTTGGGGCTTTGGCAGATAAAATTATAGAAAAAGCTGATGAAAATAAAGTCCCTATAGTGTATAATAAGGAGTTAGCAGATTTATTATTAAATGTAGATATAGGCAGCAGTATACCAGAAGAGCTGTATGAGGTAGTTGCAGAGGTAATAAATTATGTTATTGATATAGATGATAATATAAATAAAGAATCTAATAAGAAATAACATCTAAAAGGATACTGTTAATATTTTATGATTTATTTTATAGTTGTATGTTTTATAAAGGGGGGAAATTAATGGCTTTATACGCTATATCAGATCTCCATTTGGCATTGAGTGGAGATAAGCCAATGGATATATTTGGTGATAATTGGTATAGGCATGATGAAAAAATAAAAAATAATTGGATAAATATTATTTCAGAAAAAGATACAGTACTCATTGCAGGAGATATATCTTGGTCTATGCATATGGAAGAGGGGATAAAAGACTTGGAATGGATTCATAGTCTTCCTGGAACAAAAATATTTATTAAAGGAAATCATGATTATTTTTGGACTTCCATAACTAAGTTAAATGAACTTTATGAAGATATGAATTTTATACAAAATAATTTTTATACCTATAGAGATTATGCTATTTGTGGAACTAGAGGATGGAATAATCCTAAATCTGAAAATTTTACCGAGCATGATGAAAAAATATATAGGAGAGAACTTATAAGGTTAAGATTATCTTTAGAGACTGCTGTTAAAAATGGATTTAATAAAATAATAGTAATGGTTCATTTTCCTCCTTTTTCCGAGAAAGAGGAGGAAAATGATATGACAAATTTACTGGAAGAATATCCAGTGGAAAAAGTTATTTATGGACATTTGCATGGTAGTTCGCTTCAAAGAATAAAAGATAAGATCAATAAAAATAATTTAGAATATATAATTACATCCTGTGATTATATAAATTTTACTCCAATAAAAATTTTAGAATGATTTTTATTGGAGTAATTTTAAAAGAATTTTGAAAAAAAACCTTTGCCTTTTTTCTTTGGCTTTTTAATTTCTATATTTTTGTCAAGGCTAGAATTAGAGGAAACTTCTATACTTTCTTTACTGAGAGTTATTAAATCCTTTTGATCTCTTGCTTTATCTTTAATTTTCTGATTGGCCTTCGGATTTGTTATAACATTTCCGAGCCAAAGTAGTGCTTCATCAGAATCACCTATACGTCTGCTTAGTTCTCCAATTAAATACATGGTAGTAAATTTGTCCATGCTATATATAGGAAAATCCTCATTATTGTAGGCTTTCTTAAAACCTAAAAGAGAGTACTTCATAAATAGATTTTCATTTTCACTTTGTGAAAGTATTCTATACATCCAAGATAATTTTAAACAATTCATAGCCTTTTTACTGGATGGGGATTCTATGATGGTATAATTTAAAAGAGAGAGCTTATATCTTTCTATAGCTATATTTACATCATATACAGCGGGATAAATTTTCCCCTTCCATTTTGTACTGATTTTGTTCTTTACCATATCTTTTTGAGAGTTTTTTATTTTATTAAAATCGGTTTTCATAGAAGCATATCCACAGTCATTACAAATCCATACATCATAAAAGTATGGATTAATTATATTGTAGTTTATAAAAAAATCACTATCTTTTTTTATTATTCTATAGGAGGATGTTTTAATAGATCTAGCCTTAAAAGTACTTCCGCATACAGGGCAGGTAATGGTTCTGTCATATAAGAGGTCAGCATGAGAAATTTTATTATTATCTTCAGCTGTTTTTTTAATCTTTTGGCCCTCTTTTTCGTATATATTTAATTTGTCAATATCTTTAAATCCTAGATCATCTAAATCTGAAAATATATTATTATCCATAAAGCTACCCCCCAATCTGTAAAATAACTAATTTTTATTATATCAAAAAAATGAGGTGATTACATAAAAAAGTTTAAAATAATTTATTTTATTTGTTTGATTTTGGTGAAATATGTCTAAATAGTATATATAAAAGAAATTTTATGTAATTGAAAAATATAACATATAATATTATAATAACTTATTGGAGATAAAATTCCGTATATTAAAGTATTTAATAGAACTATACTAAATAAATTAATTGGAGTAGTTGGATTGTTATTTTTTATTATAGTCTAAAGGGCAATTAATTGTTAAACAAATTTTTATTGAAAAGGATGATTTTATGGCTATGATGATTAAATGGAAGACATTTTTAATTCCCTATAGTCAGGCGGTAGATGAATTAAAAGTAAAAATTAGAAATATAAGAAAAGAATATAGAAAAAAGAATGAGTATTCCCCAATTGAGTTTGTTACTGGAAGAGTAAAGGAAATTTCAAGTATTCTTGAAAAGGCCAAAAAATTAAATTTAACTTTGGATGAAATAGACAGCTTTATGGAAGATATAGCTGGAATAAGAATAATGTGTCAGTTTGTAGATGATATTGAAAGAGTGGCAGAATTAATCAGACAAAGGCAAGATATGCTTGTAATAAATGAAAAAGATTATATAGATAATGTAAAGGAAAGTGGATATAGAAGTTATCATATGATTATAAAATATCCTATTAATTTAGCAGAGGGTAAAAAAGAAATACTAGCAGAAATACAGATAAGGACTTTGGCAATGAATTTCTGGGCAACTATAGAACATTCTTTAAATTATAAATATAAGCATGATATACCTATAGAGATAAGAAACAAGTTGAAAAATGCTGCAGATGCTGCATTTCAGTTAGATGGACAGATGCTTGAAATAAAAGATGAAATAAAAGATGCTCAAAAATTATTCGAAGTTAAGTCAAATTTAATTTCAGATATTGTAAATAATATTCTTGTATTGTCTTCCATGAATAAATTATCTGAGGTATCTTATTATAAAAGCCGATTAAATAAACTTCTTGAAGAGGGAGACGAATTTGAACTAAGTAATTTATTAGATTCTATAGAAAAATCCATTTATGAGTTTAGGAAGTATTAGAAAAATTCGTAGTTATTTATTTGAATATATGGAAAACACAGCATAAGTCAAGTATGCTGTGTTTTTTTATTGGACAAAAATTCATGTATATGGAAAAATTACATTGGGTTTATTTTTTCTAAAGTTTTTTTGTTTCTTATGTGAAATGTTATGTATACTATAGTTGGTATAATAATAAAATTAGCAAGTGCTATATATATAAATATGTTTAGTGATTTAAAAAGTAATT
This genomic window from Clostridium pasteurianum DSM 525 = ATCC 6013 contains:
- a CDS encoding ECF transporter S component gives rise to the protein MELKQTKHKVRTIDMVQVAFMAAIVYVATAMINVPVGIGYKGVVHLGDSMVFLAAVLLGKKKAALAAAIGMSLFDLLSPYSIWAPYTFFIKGIMAYIAAVIAYRGNYKGENIVNNIFAFIVAGIWMNIGYFIAGIFVQHFYTNVPLNQAIIIQSTHMPGDIAQVIVGILIAVPISEMLRRSNIKKIINK
- a CDS encoding zinc-ribbon domain-containing protein; protein product: MADKTIVCKDCGKEFIFSEGEQAFYKEKGFENDPVRCPECRKARKANRNNFHRD
- a CDS encoding sensor domain-containing diguanylate cyclase, with amino-acid sequence MDRKDDIQSEFLKLKEEFETYQNFAESTIQMMNEKNTQLEKKLDSLTNIIEISKYINSNISADNLITMINDMIIGILGVTYSSICLIDKNTNHLIVKATNIKSNKLNFEEDEFFKNLNNEQPFVLNCKDPMLLGCDTKVNIHSIIGVPIYLRNEFRGYIIVEHTLLNFFSHDHITFISSIANQIAIALENNFLYNQIKEASIKDPLMGIYNRRYFFEFLEKKVLENSREEFAIVMMDIDNFKKFNDTYGHQFGDKALISIGEILKDGLEENDCVARYGGEEIVIYINKAYNHQLVFNRIEEIRKKICGNVVEYDGNRKSISASFGISYYPQNGDTVQKVLSVADAMLYEAKNLGRNRVITV
- the tyrS gene encoding tyrosine--tRNA ligase, which produces MSSVVDTLIERGFIKQFTHEEEIKELLEKEKITFYIGIDPTADSLHIGHFLALMLMSHMQRAGHRPIVLMGGGTAMIGDPSGKTDMRKMLTKEDIDHNVECIKAQVSRFIDFTDNKAILANNADWLMDLNYINFLREVGVHFSVNRMLTAECYKQRLEKGLTFLEFNYMLMQGYDFLQLNKKYNCVMELGGDDQWSNMISGVELIRRKEGKPAYAMTATLLTNSEGKKMGKTESGAIWLDPEKTTPYDFYQYWRNVADSDVEKCLSLLTFLPIDEVKRLASLKDAAINEAKKILAFEVTKLVHGEEEAKKAEKAAEALFSGGKDMSNVPTVAMTREMLEGSLLDALAYTKIIPSKSEGRRLIQQGGIVLNDEKVTDVNVIISESDFKDGSILLKRGKKKFYKIVIE
- a CDS encoding EscU/YscU/HrcU family type III secretion system export apparatus switch protein — protein: MSYKRKKAAALKYDTGYEAPIVTAAGVGALADKIIEKADENKVPIVYNKELADLLLNVDIGSSIPEELYEVVAEVINYVIDIDDNINKESNKK
- a CDS encoding metallophosphoesterase, which codes for MALYAISDLHLALSGDKPMDIFGDNWYRHDEKIKNNWINIISEKDTVLIAGDISWSMHMEEGIKDLEWIHSLPGTKIFIKGNHDYFWTSITKLNELYEDMNFIQNNFYTYRDYAICGTRGWNNPKSENFTEHDEKIYRRELIRLRLSLETAVKNGFNKIIVMVHFPPFSEKEEENDMTNLLEEYPVEKVIYGHLHGSSLQRIKDKINKNNLEYIITSCDYINFTPIKILE
- a CDS encoding DUF2225 domain-containing protein gives rise to the protein MDNNIFSDLDDLGFKDIDKLNIYEKEGQKIKKTAEDNNKISHADLLYDRTITCPVCGSTFKARSIKTSSYRIIKKDSDFFINYNIINPYFYDVWICNDCGYASMKTDFNKIKNSQKDMVKNKISTKWKGKIYPAVYDVNIAIERYKLSLLNYTIIESPSSKKAMNCLKLSWMYRILSQSENENLFMKYSLLGFKKAYNNEDFPIYSMDKFTTMYLIGELSRRIGDSDEALLWLGNVITNPKANQKIKDKARDQKDLITLSKESIEVSSNSSLDKNIEIKKPKKKGKGFFSKFF
- a CDS encoding GTP pyrophosphokinase, with protein sequence MAMMIKWKTFLIPYSQAVDELKVKIRNIRKEYRKKNEYSPIEFVTGRVKEISSILEKAKKLNLTLDEIDSFMEDIAGIRIMCQFVDDIERVAELIRQRQDMLVINEKDYIDNVKESGYRSYHMIIKYPINLAEGKKEILAEIQIRTLAMNFWATIEHSLNYKYKHDIPIEIRNKLKNAADAAFQLDGQMLEIKDEIKDAQKLFEVKSNLISDIVNNILVLSSMNKLSEVSYYKSRLNKLLEEGDEFELSNLLDSIEKSIYEFRKY